The Agrococcus sp. ProA11 genomic sequence TGCGCGGGCAGCGATCGCATCGGCGTTCGGCATTCGCAGCCGCGACGCGGCCGAGCTCATGTCGATGGCCGCCGGCACGTCTGCACCGGTGAGCCTCACCGGCCAAGTCATCGCGGTCAAGTATCCGCGCGTGGCGCGCGCACTCGACGACGGCGACCTCTCGCTCGCTCAGGCTCGAGCCATCCTGACCACGCTCGAACCCGCGGCACCGCGCGCCGATCTTGACCAGTTGGCGTGGGCGGAGGGCTGCCTTGTGGATGCGGCAACCGACCCCGACTCACCGTTGGTGCCGGAACTGCTGGTCACCCAGGCGCGCGCCTACGTGGCAGTGCTCGACCCCGACGGCGTGCTGCCTGACAGCGAACGGCAGCGCGACCTTCGTTCGGCCCGCGTGTGGCAGCGACGCGACGGCGTGTGGCGCTTGGAGATCTTCAGCCCGGCCGAGTCGGGCTCGGCCCTCAAGACACTGACGGATGCGTACGAATCGCCGCGCAGCAAGGTCGCGTTCACCGACGACGAGCCGGCAGACGCAGCCGCGGGGGACGCCCCCGACAACGACCTGGCGGACATCGACGACCGCACACCGCAGCAGAAGCGGCACGACATCATCATGTCCATCATCGAGGCGCACGCCGCATCCGGTGAGGCGCCCGTCGCCGGCGGCGAAGTGCCGAGGCTCGTCTTCAACGGCAGCATCGAAGCCTTCGACGCCTACCAGCGGAACCAGGAGCACGCCGACCGCACGCTCACCATCGAGCACACCGGTGCGATCGTGCCGATCGAGACGGTGGATCGACTGCTGTGCAACGCCGTCGTGCAGCGTGCCCTCTTCGACGCCGAGGGGCATCTGCTCGACCTCGGGCGCGAGCAGCGCACGTTCAACCGCGCGCAACGTCGTGCGCTCGCTGTCAAGTACCGCGGTTGCGCGACTCCGGGATGCGGCTTCCCAGTCGCCTGGACCGAAGCGCATCACGTCGTCTGGTGGCAGCACGGCGGCCCTACCGACGTCAGCAACGGCATCCTGCTCTGCAGCCACTGCCACCACGAGGTGCATGCCGGCCGGCTACTCGTCGTCGGCACTCCCGGCGACTGGCGGGTCGTTGCTCAGCTGCGCCCTGCTGACCGCTACGCCCGCAACCGGCGCTCGGGAGTCGCACCGCGCACTCCCGATCCGCGCACGCTCGATGCGATCTCTCCTGACTCGATCGCTCCCGACTCGATCACCACTGGTCGACACGCAACGGTGGCGCACGCCGCGCCGCCGCCACTCGCGATCAAACTGCCAGAGGCACCCCTGAAACGGGCGCGCGACGCGACGCCGTCGCGGCGGCTCGACGAAAGCACAGCGTTCGGACGAGCCCGCCAGGCCGGTGGGCGGCGCGCACGCAGCAGCGATCAGTCCCAGCGCCAGTTGCGGCTTCGCCTGTCGTCCAGCCGTCGACGCGGGCGGCGGGTGTCGCCGATCGATCACCATCCCGCGCACACCATCGTCATGCGCCTGTGACGTGAGTCGTGTCGCCGCGTGGCGGGAATCGCCGGGCAACCCGTTTCGACGCGTGACGCGGTCCGATGCCGGGGCGCGCCGCGCTCAGCTCTCCTTGGTGATCTCCACCGAGACGAACAGCTGGCTCTTCGCGGCACCCGCGTAGACGCCGCGCAACGGGGGCACGTCGTTGTAGTCGCGCCCCAGGCCGACCTTCACGTGCCGCTCGCCGATGTCGATCAGGTTGGTCGGATCCCACGCGTTCCACTCACCCGTGAACCACTCGACCCACGCGTGCGACTCACCGCGGATGGTCTCGCCGATCTGCGCGTTCGGCTTCGGGTGCAGGTAGCCGGAGACGTACCGCGCCGGGATCCCGACCGCGCGCAGCGCACCGATCGTGATGTGCGCGATGTCCTGGCACACGCCCTTGCGGCTCGGCCACGCCTCCGAGGCGAGCGTGTGCACGTGCGTCACGCCCGACATGTACTCCATCTCCTCGCCGATCATGCGAGAGATCGCAGCCGCGGCTTCACCGGGCGTCTCCGACGTCGCTTTGATCTCCCGCGCCGCGCGCACGAGGTCGTCGGTGGGGCGGGTGCGATCGGTCTGCACGAGCTGCTCGACGTACTGCGTCGCGCGCTGGCCGACCTTCTCGACCTGGTCCCAGGTGAGCTCGCGGCCGCCGATGAGCTTCGGCCGCACCTCGACGAGGCTCGTCGCCGTGAGCTGCAGCTCGGTGTGCGGAGCGAGCACGTCGAACGACACGACCGTCGTGCCCCAGTAGTCCTCGTAGGAGTTCACCGAGGTGTTGGGGCGGATGTCGAGGTTCGAGTAGATGACGAATTGGCCGTCGCTCGTCGACGGCAGCATGCGCGACTCGTTGTAGCTCGCGACCGCAGGCGTCTCGTAGCGGTAACCGGTCGTATGGCGGATGCGGATTCGGCTCACGATGCCTCCCTTGTCCATGCCGGCATGTTGTGGGTGGGGAAGTAGCGCTCCCGCACCGCATGCGAGACGGACGTGGTGGTGGTCTGCACCTTGTCCATCACAGTCGGCAGGTCGTCGATGATGTCTTGGATCGGCCGGAACTCGAGCTCCGCACGGATCTGCCCGAGCATCCGCTCGGCCGCGCCGATGTAGCCGACGCGCTCGCGCCGCGGCTCGATGTCCTCCAGGCACTGCTCCGCTCCGCGCACCGAGAACAGGATCGAGCGCGGGAAGAGCCGGTCGAGCAGCAGGAACTCAGCCGCGTTCGTGCTCGAAGGCACGCCGCGGTAGGTGCGCAGGTAGGCCTCGTAGGCGCCGACCGAGCGGAGGATCGTCGTCCACGACGGTCCGGATGCCTCGGTCAGAGCACGGGTCGCCAGCAGCCGCGCGACCATGTCGGCGCGCTCGATGTAGCGGCCGAGCGTGAAGAAGCTCCACGCGTCGTCGCGGCTCGAGGTGGCGTCGGCCATGCCGCCCGCGAGCGCCATGCGCTCGCGCACCCAGCCGAACATCTGGTGCACCTGCTCGTTGTTCACCCGCCGCGGCATCTTCGTGTAGGTGGCGTTCAGCACCTCCCACAGCTCGGTCGAGATCGTCTCTCGCGCACGGCGCGCGTTCTCGCGTGCGGCGTTGACGGAGTAGGCGATGGAGGCGGTGTGGGTGCGGTCGATGGCGAGGATGTTCACGACGTCGGCACGCGAGAGCTTCCCCTCCGGTGCCGCCTCATGCCCCATGACGCCGAGCAGGGCGCGGCAGGCGGTGTCCTCGTCGACCGCGACGTCCTCCAGCAGCAGCTGCAGGTAGACGTCGAGGATGCGCGCGGTGCCGTCAGCACGCTCGATGTAGCGGCCGATCCAGAACAGGCTCTCGGCGATGCGGCTGAGCATCATGCTGCGCCTCCTTCGTCGGCGGGGCCCGGTCTCGTGACGCGCGCGGCTTCGCCGCGTGCTCCTCGACCTACGGTGGTGGACTGCTGCTGCTGCTCGGCCTGGTCGTTGCGGCGCGGGGCGTCCTGCGGCGACTGGTCCTGCGGGTGGTCGTTGCCGGTGATGACGGGGATGGGCCTCGTCATGGGGGGCTCGCCCGTGGCGCCGAACTCCGCGTCGTGGTCGACGACCGGGATCTGCTCCCGTGCGCCGGCGAGCACCCAGGTGTCCTTGGAGCCACCGCCCTGCGACGAGTTCACGACCAGCTGCCCCTCGGGCAGCGCGACGCGAGTGAGGCCTCCCGGCAGCACCCACACATCCTTGCCGTCGTTGACGGCGAAGGGCCGCAGATCCACGTGGCGCGGCCGCACGCCATCCTCGACGAGCGTCGGGATGGTGCTGAGCTGCACGACCGGCTGCGCGATCCAGCCGCGCGGGTCGGCACGCAGCCGCTGCTCGAGCTGCTTGAGCTCCTCCTCGGTCGCATCCGGACCCACGACGAGTCCCTTGCCACCGGAGCCGTCGACCGGCTTGACGACCAGCTCATGCAGCCGGGGCAGCACCTCGTCGAGCACGCCCGGCTCCTCGAGCCTCCAGGTGTCGACGTTCTTGAGGATCGGCTCCTCACTCAGGTAGTAGCGGATCAGGTCGGGCACGTAGGTGTAGACCAGCTTGTCGTCGGCGATGCCGTTGCCGACCGCGTTCGCGATCGTCACGTTGCCGAGTCGCGCGGCGATCATGAGGCCGGGGCTGCCGAGCATCGAGTCGGCGCGGAACTGCAGCGGGTCGAGGAAGTCGTCGTCGACGCGGCGGTAGATCACGTCGACCCGCGACGGACCCTCGGTGGTGCGCATGTAGACACGCCCACCGCTCGTGAACAGGTCGCGGCCCTCGACGAGCTCGACACCCATGAGGCGCGCGAGCAGCGTGTGCTCGAAGTACGCCGAGTTGTAGACACCGGGCGTCAGCACGACCACGCGAGGCGAGTCGACGCCCGCCGGCGCCGCGGCGCGCAGCGCGTGCAGCAGCACGTCGCAGTAGTCACCGACCGGGCGCACCCGCATCGACGAGAACATCTCCGGCAGCGTCTGCGCGATCACCCGACGGTTCGACATCACGTAGGAGACGCCGGAGGGCACGCGCACGTTGTCCTCGAGCACCCGCCACTCGCCATCCTGGTCGCGGATCAGGTCGATACCCGAAACGTGGATGCGCACACCGTTGGCGCCGACGACGCCGGCCGCCTGGCGGTGGAAGTGCGTCGACGTGCTGATGAGCTTCGCCGGGATGATGCCATCCTCGACCGCGCGCTGCGGGCCGTACATGTCTGCCAGGAAGGCTTCGAGCGCGCGCACCCGCTGCTGCACACCCGACTCGACGTGCTTCCAGTCCTGCGCGGTGATGATACGAGGGATCGCATCGAGCGGGAACGGCCGCTCCTCCCCCGCGAAGTCGAATGTCACGCCCTGCGCCAGGTAGGAGGTGGCGAGCGCGTCCGCGCGGGCTCGCAGCTCATCCTTCGTCAGCTCCGAGAGCGCGTCGTAGAGCGGCTTGTAGGAGGCGCGCGGCGCCCCCTCGCCCTCGAACATCTCATCCCAGGCTTCACCCTGGCGCTTTCGCGGAGTCTCGAAGGGCTTGTCGTAGTCCTCGAACAGATCGCCCATGCAGCGAGCCTAGTCGTGGCGGCCCGTGCCCCGACTGAGGCGGCGGATGCGCGTGCCCGCCTCAGACGTCGCGGTCGCCGCCGATGACCGGCCACATCCGGTCGATCACGCCATCCTCATTCATGTCGCGCGTGCGCGCCTTGCGCGCGTCGCGGCGGAGCTCGAATGCGGCAAGGACCGCAGCGAGGCCGGAGCCGATGAGGATCGCGAGCTTGGCTGCATCCGTCTGGCCCTCGTCGGGGAACGACAGCTCCGCGATCAGCAGCGAGACCGTGAATCCGATCGCGGTCAGGAGTGCGATCGGGCGAAGGTCGCGCAGGCCGATGCCGTCGGGAAGCCGGAGGGGCGTGAGCCGGGTCACCAGCGCGGTCACCCCGAGGACGCCCACGAGCTTGCCCAGGATGAGACCCGCCATGACGGCGATCGCGACGGGCTGCGCGATGAGCGAGACGAAGCCCTCGCTGCCGACGCTGACGCCGGCGGAGAAGAACGCGAACACCGGCAGCGCGACCGCGGTCGACACCGGTCGGACGAGATGCTCGTAGCGGTGCGTTCGCGGCCCCGACTCGCCGTGGATCGCCTTCGCTGGCACCACGGCTCCCAGCAGCACACCCGCGACGGTCGCGTGCACACCCGCCTCGTGCATGAGCACCCACGCCACGATCGCGACGGGCACCAGGATCCACCAGCGCGCCCAGCGGGTGCGCACCAGCACCGCGAACACGGCGACCGTCGCGACCGACCCGACGAGCGCGAGCACGCTGATCGACGCCGTGTAGAAGACGGCGATGACGATGATCGCCAGCAGGTCGTCGACCACCGCGAGCGTGAGCAGGAAGGTGCGCAGCGGCACCGGCAGGCCGCGGCCGAAGACGGCGAGGATCGCGAGCGCGAAGGCGATGTCGGTCGCGGTCGGGATCGCCCAGCCGCTCATCGCTTCGGTGTCACCGGAGATCGCGATGATGGCGACGAAGATGAGGGCGGGCAGCGCCATGCCACCGATCGCGGCGAGCACCGGCACCGCAGCCTCCCGAGGGCGCCGGAGCGTGCCCGCGGCGATCTCGTGCTTGAGCTCGACCCCGACCACGAAGAAGAAGATCGCGAGCAGTCCGTCGGCGGCCCAGGTCGCCAGCGAGAGGTCGAGGTGCAGCGCTGCAGGGCCGACCACCGTCTCCGACAGCGCCGTGTACCCGTCGCGCCATGGGGAGTTCGCCCAGATCAGCGCGGTCGCCGCGGCGATGAGCAGCAGCACACCGCTCGTGGTCTCGAGCCGCAGTGCGGCGCCGAGTCGGGAGCGACGGGACTTCGAAGCGTGCATTGGGTCCTTCCAGCGTTTCCGCTGCGAGGTATCGCAGCGAGCCGACCAGGCTTCCCGGCACACCGAGACCATCGTACGGCGCGGAGGAGCGCGCCGTACGACAGCTCGGCACCGCCGCGTCAGTGCATCGCGATGGTCTCCACCGCGCGCAGCCCGTCGCGGATGAAGCGGTTGGCGTGCGCGGCGAGGTCGTCGGAGTCGTCCCACAGGTTGCGCCAGATGCCCAGCGACCGCGTGAGCTGCTCGTCGACGACGGCGCTCGAGAACGACTCGAACACGATGGGGCCGTCGTGCTTCGCTCGCGCGAGCCCGCGGAACAGCCCGTCGAAGTCGACCGATCCGGAGCCGAGGTAGCCGCGGTGGCTCTCGCCGATGTGCACGTACCGCAGGCGGTCGCCCGCGTCGAGCACGGGCTCGAGCATCCCCGACTCCTCGATGTTCATGTGGTACGTGTCGAGGTGCAGGTGCACGTTGTCGTGACCAACCAGCTCGAGGAACGCGAGCCCCTCGCGCGCGGTGTTGCAGATGTTGGTCTCGTAGCGGTTGACGACCTCGAGCGAGAGCTGCACGTTGCGCTCTGCCGCGTAGTCGCCCAGCCGGTTGAGCGCCTCGGCGCTGTGCTCGCGGCCCTTCTGGCTCGCGGCCTGCGAGTACTTCTGCAGCGCCGAGTAGATGACGCCGCAGAGATCGGTGCCCTCGACGTGCGCGACGATGTCGATCGCTCGCTTGAGCAGATCCTCGCCGCGCTGCACGATCGCGGGATCCTCGCTCGAGATGTCCGTGTCGGGACTGAGGCCCAGCGACGAGGTCATGGTGATGCCGGTGTCGGCCAGCACCTGCTTGGCGACGTGCTCGTCAAAGCTGAACGGATCCATCAGCGGCATCTCGATGAAGTCGAACCCCGCGCGCTGCACCCCCTCGATCGCGGTGCGGATGCCCGCCTCGTCGAAGGAGCCGGAGAACACGAAGCCGTGGCAGCCGATGCGCATGGTGTTACCTCTTTCTCTGCAGGACGCGGCGGCGGTGGTGCTCGTCCGCGCGATTCTCGATCCGATCGAGCACGTCGTCGCCGAGGAAGTTCGGCGACCCGACGGCGAGCGCCGCCGTCAGGATCCTGGCGTGCTTGTCGGCCATCTCGGTGATCCGCAGGCACTCGGCCGCATCGTCGCCGATGGCGAAGATCCCGTGGCTCTGCAGGTAGGCGATCTTGGGCAGCCGCCCGTGCTCGGCCACGAATCGTCGCAGCGCATCGCGCATGTGCAGCGCGAGGCCCAGGCCCGGGTCGACGTAGGGCACGAAGAGCGCCCGCTGGCCGAGCACCACGATCTGGTCGGGGAACAGCGCGCCGGCCGCGATGAGCTCTGCTCGGTCGGAGCACAGGATGCCGTTGGCCGAGATCGGATGCGTGTGGCAGGCGGCGCCCGCACCGAACGACAGCACCACCGCGTGCAGCAGCGCCTCGACGCTCGGACGCTTCGCCTGCTGGTCCACGCGGCTGGCCATCAGCGCGGCGCCGACGGCATCGTCGTCCGCGTCCTCGGCGTCGAGCATCGCGAGGATCGGTGCGAGCTCGCACTCGACGAGATCGTCCGGGCCCGCCGAGCCGAGCGTCGAGCCGGATGCCTTCACCAGCATCCGCTGCTCGTCGAGGCGGGCGCTGACGTTGCCCTCGCCGAGGATCGCGAGGCCGCGGTGCGGCTCGCCGACCGCGTGGCAGAGCGCGAGCAGATCATCGGTGAGGGTCATGGCTTCGGTGATCCCGGCTGCGTCATGATCGGGGATGTGCCGGTGCCGGTCGGTGGCGGGCTCGACCGCTTCCGTCGCAGCGAGAACTGCCCGAACAGCGCGGCGCCGAGGAGCACGAGACCGAGGGCCAGCAGCTGCGCCTGCGCGCCGTCGTTGCCGGGCACCACGATCAGGATCGAGGCGTTGAGCCAGACGATGAGCAGGGCCGCGAGCAGCACGCCGCTCAGCCTGCCGATGCCGCCGGTGATGGCGACACCGCCGAGCACCGCGATGGTGATCGCGGGCAGCGCCATGCCGCCGCCGCTCGTACCGGCGTCGGGGCGCGCGGAGGCGAACTGCGCGACGGTGTAGACGCCGACCAGACCGGAGATCGCGCCCGCGGCGACGAACGCGGTCATGCGCTTGCGGCGGGTGTCGATGCCCGCCCACTGCGCCGCGGTGTCGTTCGTGCCGATGGCGTAGAGCGAGCGGCCGAAGGCGGTTCGGTTCAGCACGAACCAGGCGACGATCGCGACCGGGATCAGGAACGTGAACACCCCCAGCGGCACGAGCGGCAGCCCGCCGCCGATGACCGGCAGCTCGATGGCCTTCGCCGCGTTGTAGAACTCGGAGATCTCGGGGCCCGAGATCGGGCGCTGGTCGCTGATGACGAGCGCGATCGAGCGGTAGCCGTAGAAGGTCGCGAGCGTGGCGATCAGCGGCGGGAAGCCGAGGTAGGCGGAGAGGAAGCCGTTGACCGCTCCCAGCACCGCGCCGAAGAGCACCGCGAGCACGATCGAGACGAGGATCGGCAGCCCCGCCTGCTGGAACAGCATCGCGAACACGATGCCCGACAGCGACACCATCGAGCCGACCGAGAGGTCGATGCCGCCGCGGCCGGAGGTGATGACGAACAGCTCGGCGATGGCCAGCAGCGCGAGCGGCACGTAGGCGATGAGCGAGGAGGCGAGGTAGTCGCTGTTGAAGTCGCCGCGCGTCTGCCCCGTGAGGTCGAGGATCGTCATGACGACGATGAGCGCGATCACCAGCACGAGCAGCAGGACGGTGCGGTCCTTCATGATCCCGCCGCTGAGCCAGTCGCGCACGCGGGAGTCGGCGCGCGCAGGCCGCGCACTGGTCTGCTGCCGATCGGTCGGCTTGACGGCGGTCATGCGCGCCTCCTGGCTCGTTCGCGGATGAGGTCGGTGCCGACGGCGACGACGATGAAGATGCCGACGAACAGGAAGCCGAGCTGCGTCGGCCAGCCGAGCTGCGTGACGCCCGACACGACGGTCTGCACGAGGATCGCGCCCAGCAGCGTGCCGATGACGCTGCCGCGGCCGCCGATGATCGAGGTGCCGCCGATGACGACGGCCGCGATGACCTGCAGCTCCTTGCCGGAGCCGACCGACTGGTCGAGCGTCGAGGTGCCGGTGGCGATCATCATGCACGCGGCGAGCCCGGCCAGGGCGCCGGTGACGGCGTAGACCCACACCAGGCGCGGCTGCACCTTGATGCCCGCGAGACGCGCGGCGTTGGCGTTGCCGCCGATCGCGTAGAGGCTCCTGCCGGCCTTCGCGTAGCGCAGGAACCACCAGGCGGCCGCGACCGCGACCACCGCGATCGCGAACGAGTGCGGCACGCCGAGCGTCGAGCCGTCGCTCCCACGACCGAGGAAGTCGAGCGTGCCGGGGATGCCGTTCACGGTGGACGAGTCGAACACCTGCAGGCCGATCCACTGGAAGACGTTGAGGGTGCCGAAGGTGATGATGATCGGGTGCACGCGGCCGTAGGCGATGAGCAGGCCGTTGACCGCGCCGAGGGCGAGCCCGATGGCGATCGCGACGAGCAGCGCGAGCGGCGCCGGGATCTCCAGGTTCACCATCATGCGAGCGGTGACGACGGCGGCGACCATGATCATGGACGCGACCGAGACGTCGATGCCCGCGGTGATGATGACGAAGGTCATGCCGACGCCGACGAGCGCGATGGGGGCGACCTGCACGAGCAGCGGCCCGACGGAGCCGGGCGTGAGGAACGCGGGGGTGAAGATGCCCAGCAGCGCCCAGAGCACGACCAGCACGACGAGCAGCACGATCTCCTGCCCCGTCACCACCGGCGGCAGGATGCGACGCAGGCTGAAGGGCTCGGGACTCGCGGCCGGCTTGGCCGGAGTGGTGTCGACGCTCATGCGGCGTCCTCCTCGATCGCGCCGGCCGCGGCTGCGAGCAGCGAGGCCTGGCTGGCGGTTGGCGGGAACTCCTTGGCGATGCGGCCGGCGCGGAACACCAGGATGCGATCGGCGACGCGCAGCACCTCTGCCAGGTCGGTCGTGATCACGAGCACTGCGGCACCCTTGTCGGCGAGATCGGCGACGATGCTGTGGATCTCCTCCTTCGCACCGACGTCGACGCCCTGCGTGGGCTCGGAGAGCACGAGCAGCTTCGGCTGCTCGACGACCTGTCGCGCGAGCACGACCTTCTGCGCGTTGCCGCCCGACATCGCGCCGATCGGCTGCCGCTCAGAGGGGGTCTTCACCGACAGTCGGCCGATGAGGTCGCGGGCGATGCGCTGCTCGGTCTTCGGCGAGACCCAGCCGGGGATCCTGCTCAGCAGCGGGAGCGATCCGATGGTGATGTTGAAGGCGATGGGCTGGAACGCGAACGCGCCCTGCGACGAGCGGTTGGCCGGCAGCATGCGGATGCCGCGACGCTTGGCTGCGGAGGGATTCGTGACGTGCGCGTCGGAGCCGACGGAGCGCATCCGCCCGCCGGTCGCGTGCCGCATGCCGTAGACGACCTCGCCGACTTCGGCCGCGCCGCAGCCGACCAGGCCGTAGAGGCCCACGATCTCGCCCTCGCGGACGCTGAAGGAGACGTCCTCGAAGGCGCCCGCGAGCGAGAGCCCGTCGAGCTCGAGCACCGGCGCGCCGAGCTCGCCGGTGTCCCGCACACCTTCTTCCAACTCGCCGCCCACCATGCGCTCGGCGATCTCGCGCACCGTCAGCTCGCCGATCGGCTGCGACGACACGGTCTCGCCGTCGCGCATGATCGTCACCTCGTCGGCGATGCGGAAGAGCTCGTCGAGCCGGTGGCTGATGTAGATGATCGAGACGCCCTCGGCGGCGAGCTTGCGCACCACCGTGAAGAGCACCTCGATCTCGCTGTCGGTCAGGATGGCGCTCGGCTCGTCGAGGATGAGCACGCTCGCCTGCTCGAGCAGCGCCTTCGCGATGGAGACCTGCTGCTGCTTGGCGATCGAGAGCGTGCCGAGCGGCTGCGACGCGAGCGCGCGGTCGAGGCCGACCGTGTCGAGCAGCTCGAGCATGCGCGGCGCCTGCGCGCGCCAGTCGATGGCGAGCCCGCGCGTGATCTCGCGCCCCACGAAGAAGTTCTCGGCGACCGTGAGCTCGGGGAAGAGCTGCGGCTCCTGGTAGACGGTCTGCACGCCGAGCTTGATCGCGTCCGACGTCGAGTGGATGGTGACGTCGCGCCCGTCGATCGTGATGGTGCCCGTGTCGGGCTGCTCGGCGCCCGCGAGGATCTTGATGAGCGTCGACTTGCCGGCGCCATTCTCCCCGACCAGGGCGTGCACGGTGCCGGGCTTGACGGTGAGGTCGGCGTGGCGGATGGCGCGGACGCCGCCGTAGCGCTTCGAGATGTCGCGCATCTCGAGCCGTGGCGCGGTGTCAGTCATGGTGCTCCCGAGCGATTGTGCCGCCGGTGACCGGCGGATGAGCGTGAGGGGTGCCGGGGCGCGGCTGGGCCGCGCCCCGGCGGGTGCTGGTCGCATCAACCGCGACCGGCGAGGGATCAGTAGTCGTAGTCTCCGGCGTTCTCCGCGGTGAAGACCGTCGGCGGGCCGAGCAGCAGCACGCCGCTCGCCTCGTCGAACGAGACATCCGTGAGATCCGGGTTCGAGATGCTCGACGTGTCGCTCAGGTCACCGTCGTTGACCAGCTGCATGCCAGCCCAGCCGGTGAGCCAGCCGAGACCCTCGACATCCCAGAGGATCGAGCCGCTCGACGAACCCGACTCCAGGTAGGGCAGCATCGCCTGCGGCGTGCCGAGGCCCACCGTGAAGACCTCGCCCGCGCGGCCGGCGTCCTCGACGGCCTGGGCGACGCCCGGGGCGCTCGAGGTGCACTCGCCCACCAGACCGGTGAGGTCGGGGTTCGAGTTCATGAGGTCGAGCGCCATCTGCGTTGCCGCAGCCTGGTCCTCGCCGGCGTAGACGATATCGACGATCTCGGCGTCGGGGTACTCGGATGCCGTGTATGCCTCCTGCACCTCGATCCACGCGTTGAGGTTCGCCGCCGTCTCACCGCACGACACGATCGCGTACTTGCCGGAGCCTCCCATGGCCTCCAGCAGCGAGTCGGTCAGCGCCTCGCCGATGCCGTCCACGGAGGCCTGGCTGACGAAGAGCTCGCGCACCGAGTCGGGGGCATCCGTGTCGGTGGTGGCGACGTGGATGCCGGCGTCCTGCGCCTCCTGCAGCAGCGGTGCCATGGAGTTCGGGTCGTTGGGTGCCACGAACAGCACATCGACGCCCTGCTGGATGAACGAGCGCACGATGTCGGCCTGCGCTGCTGCGTCGGCGGTCGTCGGGCCCTGGTACAGCCACTCGAAGCCGAGATCCTCCGCGGCCTGCTGGCCGCCGGTGTTCATCGCCTCGAAGTAGGGGATGCCCTGCAGCTTGGGGACGAAGGCGATCGAGATCTGCTCGTCGCCACCCTCCGTCGCGCCGGGTGCGGGCGTGGTGCCCGGGTCGTTTCGCGAGGTGCACCCGGCGAGCACGACGGCAGCGGCCGCCGTGAGCGCGAGTGCACCTGTGATCCTGCGTGAGATCTTCATCGATGCTCCTTCTGGGTGAGGCGTCGGGAGGCTCGTCCCACCCGCGCCGGCACCGACTCCGTGTCGGTGGTCTGTGCGTCGCCGAGGGGCACGCGCGTGACGGTGACGCCCGCTGCCTCCCACTCGTCGACGAAGTCGTCGGATGCGCGCTCATCGGTGATGAGGCTCGTGACCAGCTCGGTGCTCGCGAACGAGTGCAGTGCGAAGCCGGTGGTCTTGCTGCTGTCGAACAGCGCGTGCACCTCGTTGCTGGCCTCGACCAGGCCCTGCTTGGAGACCGCCTCGTCGGTGGCGAGCTCGAGCAGACCGCGTTCGGGGGAGAGGCCGACGACGCCCACGAATGCCTTGTCGATGCGCCCCCTGCCGACGAGCGTGTCGGTGATCGGGCTGACCAGCCCGGAGCTCTCGCGGCGCAGCGTGCCGCCGGGCACGATGACGCTCGCGTCGGAGCGGTCCATGAGCAGCACCGCGGTGCGCAGCGACTGCGTCACGACGACCAGCCCGGTGCGCTGCAGCAGCTCGAGCGCGAGGAAGTGCGCGGTGCTGGAGGTGTCGAGCGCGATCACGTCGCCGTCGCGCACGAGCGCGGCCGCCTCGGCAGCGATCGCGCGCTTGGCGCCCGCTTCCCGCCGCAGCCGGTCGGTGAAGGCGCCCTCATCGCCGCGGTCAGGAGGCAGCGCGCCGCCGCGCGTGCGCCGCAGCAGG encodes the following:
- a CDS encoding class II aldolase/adducin family protein — encoded protein: MTLTDDLLALCHAVGEPHRGLAILGEGNVSARLDEQRMLVKASGSTLGSAGPDDLVECELAPILAMLDAEDADDDAVGAALMASRVDQQAKRPSVEALLHAVVLSFGAGAACHTHPISANGILCSDRAELIAAGALFPDQIVVLGQRALFVPYVDPGLGLALHMRDALRRFVAEHGRLPKIAYLQSHGIFAIGDDAAECLRITEMADKHARILTAALAVGSPNFLGDDVLDRIENRADEHHRRRVLQRKR
- a CDS encoding sugar phosphate isomerase/epimerase; protein product: MRIGCHGFVFSGSFDEAGIRTAIEGVQRAGFDFIEMPLMDPFSFDEHVAKQVLADTGITMTSSLGLSPDTDISSEDPAIVQRGEDLLKRAIDIVAHVEGTDLCGVIYSALQKYSQAASQKGREHSAEALNRLGDYAAERNVQLSLEVVNRYETNICNTAREGLAFLELVGHDNVHLHLDTYHMNIEESGMLEPVLDAGDRLRYVHIGESHRGYLGSGSVDFDGLFRGLARAKHDGPIVFESFSSAVVDEQLTRSLGIWRNLWDDSDDLAAHANRFIRDGLRAVETIAMH
- a CDS encoding ABC transporter permease, translated to MSVDTTPAKPAASPEPFSLRRILPPVVTGQEIVLLVVLVVLWALLGIFTPAFLTPGSVGPLLVQVAPIALVGVGMTFVIITAGIDVSVASMIMVAAVVTARMMVNLEIPAPLALLVAIAIGLALGAVNGLLIAYGRVHPIIITFGTLNVFQWIGLQVFDSSTVNGIPGTLDFLGRGSDGSTLGVPHSFAIAVVAVAAAWWFLRYAKAGRSLYAIGGNANAARLAGIKVQPRLVWVYAVTGALAGLAACMMIATGTSTLDQSVGSGKELQVIAAVVIGGTSIIGGRGSVIGTLLGAILVQTVVSGVTQLGWPTQLGFLFVGIFIVVAVGTDLIRERARRRA
- a CDS encoding sugar ABC transporter ATP-binding protein: MTDTAPRLEMRDISKRYGGVRAIRHADLTVKPGTVHALVGENGAGKSTLIKILAGAEQPDTGTITIDGRDVTIHSTSDAIKLGVQTVYQEPQLFPELTVAENFFVGREITRGLAIDWRAQAPRMLELLDTVGLDRALASQPLGTLSIAKQQQVSIAKALLEQASVLILDEPSAILTDSEIEVLFTVVRKLAAEGVSIIYISHRLDELFRIADEVTIMRDGETVSSQPIGELTVREIAERMVGGELEEGVRDTGELGAPVLELDGLSLAGAFEDVSFSVREGEIVGLYGLVGCGAAEVGEVVYGMRHATGGRMRSVGSDAHVTNPSAAKRRGIRMLPANRSSQGAFAFQPIAFNITIGSLPLLSRIPGWVSPKTEQRIARDLIGRLSVKTPSERQPIGAMSGGNAQKVVLARQVVEQPKLLVLSEPTQGVDVGAKEEIHSIVADLADKGAAVLVITTDLAEVLRVADRILVFRAGRIAKEFPPTASQASLLAAAAGAIEEDAA
- a CDS encoding ABC transporter permease, with translation MTAVKPTDRQQTSARPARADSRVRDWLSGGIMKDRTVLLLVLVIALIVVMTILDLTGQTRGDFNSDYLASSLIAYVPLALLAIAELFVITSGRGGIDLSVGSMVSLSGIVFAMLFQQAGLPILVSIVLAVLFGAVLGAVNGFLSAYLGFPPLIATLATFYGYRSIALVISDQRPISGPEISEFYNAAKAIELPVIGGGLPLVPLGVFTFLIPVAIVAWFVLNRTAFGRSLYAIGTNDTAAQWAGIDTRRKRMTAFVAAGAISGLVGVYTVAQFASARPDAGTSGGGMALPAITIAVLGGVAITGGIGRLSGVLLAALLIVWLNASILIVVPGNDGAQAQLLALGLVLLGAALFGQFSLRRKRSSPPPTGTGTSPIMTQPGSPKP
- a CDS encoding autoinducer 2 ABC transporter substrate-binding protein codes for the protein MKISRRITGALALTAAAAVVLAGCTSRNDPGTTPAPGATEGGDEQISIAFVPKLQGIPYFEAMNTGGQQAAEDLGFEWLYQGPTTADAAAQADIVRSFIQQGVDVLFVAPNDPNSMAPLLQEAQDAGIHVATTDTDAPDSVRELFVSQASVDGIGEALTDSLLEAMGGSGKYAIVSCGETAANLNAWIEVQEAYTASEYPDAEIVDIVYAGEDQAAATQMALDLMNSNPDLTGLVGECTSSAPGVAQAVEDAGRAGEVFTVGLGTPQAMLPYLESGSSSGSILWDVEGLGWLTGWAGMQLVNDGDLSDTSSISNPDLTDVSFDEASGVLLLGPPTVFTAENAGDYDY